Proteins encoded together in one Acidimicrobiia bacterium window:
- a CDS encoding polyphenol oxidase family protein, which produces MIRPPGFRGAAFGGVAEGDGRTDPSVRAALAAEHGIPQEWAFVTQVHGARVVNVTEPGRHGQADAIVTELAGLTITVATADCVPIILEGDDVVAVVHVGWRGASAGIVDAALDVLAARGHDVARAAIGPAIGPCCYEVGEEVAARFPNHVAATSWGTPSVDLVGFVASRLAGIDVWSDGRCTKHGRDLHSFRRDTTTARQVSLGWIPQG; this is translated from the coding sequence ATGATCCGGCCGCCCGGCTTCCGGGGGGCGGCATTCGGTGGCGTGGCGGAAGGGGACGGCAGGACCGACCCCAGCGTGCGCGCCGCCCTCGCTGCCGAGCACGGTATCCCGCAGGAATGGGCCTTCGTGACGCAGGTCCACGGCGCTCGGGTGGTCAACGTGACCGAGCCGGGACGCCACGGCCAGGCGGACGCCATCGTCACCGAGCTGGCTGGCTTGACGATCACGGTGGCCACGGCCGACTGCGTCCCGATCATCCTCGAGGGCGACGACGTCGTCGCGGTGGTGCACGTCGGGTGGCGGGGCGCCAGCGCGGGAATCGTCGACGCAGCGCTCGACGTATTGGCGGCGCGTGGCCACGACGTAGCCAGAGCGGCCATCGGCCCGGCCATCGGGCCATGCTGCTACGAGGTCGGAGAAGAGGTCGCGGCCCGCTTCCCGAATCACGTGGCGGCGACGAGTTGGGGCACACCGAGCGTCGACCTCGTCGGCTTCGTGGCGAGCCGCCTCGCAGGCATCGACGTGTGGAGCGACGGTCGCTGCACGAAGCACGGTCGCGATCTCCACTCGTTCCGCAGGGACACGACGACGGCCAGGCAGGTGAGCCTCGGATGGATACCGCAGGGCTGA
- the murB gene encoding UDP-N-acetylmuramate dehydrogenase produces MSSLDTLPDLISVDQPLEALTTYKLGGPARWYAEPGDIDELSAVLTVWRTTEVPLVVLGRGSNVLVADAGFDGLVIRPIGRFAEIVVATSGTVTAGCAAPLPRLARAAVKEGRAGLEFFVGIPGSVGGAVRMNAGCHGSETKEWLVAARVIDVGTGELTERDPAGLDLSYRHSNLRDAEIVVAAHFRTVPGSAAAGERLMREIGRWRKEHQPGGTLNAGSVFKNPPGDSAGRIIDEAGLKGFAIGGAVISTRHANFIEAGPGASAGDVYELIRQTRERVAGACGVTLDPEVRFVGDFEESAHRRGAGH; encoded by the coding sequence GTGAGCTCGCTCGACACGCTGCCAGACCTCATCAGCGTCGATCAGCCGCTCGAAGCCCTCACGACGTACAAGCTCGGAGGGCCGGCGCGCTGGTACGCCGAGCCGGGAGACATCGACGAGCTGTCGGCGGTTCTCACGGTGTGGCGGACGACGGAGGTCCCCCTCGTCGTGCTCGGGCGAGGCTCGAACGTCCTCGTCGCCGATGCCGGGTTCGACGGGCTCGTGATCAGGCCGATCGGTCGGTTCGCCGAGATCGTCGTGGCGACGTCCGGGACGGTGACGGCAGGCTGTGCGGCCCCGCTGCCGCGCCTCGCCAGGGCGGCTGTCAAGGAAGGCAGGGCGGGGCTCGAGTTCTTCGTCGGGATCCCAGGCTCCGTTGGGGGCGCAGTCCGCATGAATGCCGGATGCCACGGCAGCGAGACCAAGGAGTGGCTGGTGGCGGCGCGGGTCATCGACGTCGGCACGGGAGAGCTGACCGAGAGAGATCCGGCCGGGCTCGATCTGTCATACCGTCACAGCAATCTGCGCGATGCAGAGATCGTCGTCGCAGCCCATTTTCGCACCGTGCCGGGCAGCGCCGCCGCGGGCGAGCGTCTCATGCGAGAGATCGGCCGCTGGCGCAAGGAGCATCAGCCTGGGGGAACCCTCAACGCCGGCTCGGTGTTCAAGAACCCGCCGGGCGACTCGGCGGGCCGCATCATCGACGAGGCGGGGCTGAAGGGCTTCGCCATCGGAGGTGCGGTCATCTCGACGAGGCACGCCAACTTCATCGAGGCGGGCCCCGGCGCCTCGGCGGGCGACGTCTACGAGCTGATACGGCAGACGCGAGAGCGCGTCGCCGGTGCGTGTGGGGTCACCCTCGACCCGGAAGTCAGATTCGTGGGTGACTTCGAGGAGTCGGCCCACCGGAGAGGGGCAGGCCATTGA
- the murC gene encoding UDP-N-acetylmuramate--L-alanine ligase encodes MDDTGMSPLSRYPRIHIVGAGGTGMSALAKIVAGLGHEVSGSDLKPGRSLDALADLGIETWVGHRPEAMARADLVVSSSAVPDGDPELRAAIEAGKTVWSRPDLLDALTSAMPAIGFTGTHGKTTSTALAVTALRGIGKDPSFIVGGELIALNTGAHLGDHDPFLVEADEAFGTFRRLHLAGLGVTNIEADHLDFYGDVAHLEEAFALVANRVRGPVVGCIDDAGVRRLAERADVIAYGTDADADWRIDDIEPQPGGVRFRLVGRRFDETVTVPRPGAHIARNATGVLALIGELGYDAARAARALAGFEGVRRRFEVRSRVGGVTVIEDYAHHPTEIAVTIGAGRSGGWKRVLVVFQPHRYSRTAELGNAFGEPLAAADHVIVTDVYSAGEIPQPGVSGRLVAEAVRAAGGSVEYVPILADVPPVITPQLTEGDVVLLLGAGDVNSIADELALALGGVT; translated from the coding sequence ATGGATGACACGGGGATGAGCCCGCTCTCGAGGTACCCGCGGATCCACATCGTCGGCGCCGGCGGCACCGGGATGAGCGCCCTCGCCAAGATCGTCGCCGGTCTCGGGCACGAGGTCTCGGGTTCCGACCTGAAGCCGGGGAGGAGCCTCGACGCCCTCGCCGACCTCGGGATCGAGACCTGGGTCGGCCACCGCCCCGAGGCGATGGCGAGGGCCGACCTCGTCGTGTCGTCCTCTGCGGTGCCGGATGGCGACCCGGAGCTGCGGGCCGCCATCGAGGCCGGCAAGACGGTGTGGTCGCGACCCGACCTGCTCGACGCCCTGACGTCGGCGATGCCCGCCATCGGCTTCACCGGGACCCACGGGAAGACGACGTCGACGGCGCTGGCGGTCACCGCGCTGCGCGGCATCGGGAAGGATCCGTCGTTCATCGTCGGGGGGGAGCTGATCGCCCTCAACACCGGCGCCCACCTCGGCGACCACGACCCGTTCCTCGTCGAGGCGGACGAGGCCTTCGGCACGTTCCGCCGTCTCCACCTCGCCGGGCTCGGGGTGACGAACATCGAGGCGGACCACCTCGACTTCTACGGCGACGTCGCCCATCTCGAGGAGGCGTTCGCCCTCGTGGCGAACCGGGTGCGCGGCCCTGTCGTCGGCTGCATCGACGATGCGGGCGTTCGCCGGCTGGCCGAACGTGCCGACGTGATCGCCTATGGCACGGACGCCGACGCCGACTGGCGCATCGACGACATCGAGCCGCAGCCCGGCGGCGTCCGGTTCCGGCTGGTCGGCCGGAGGTTCGACGAGACGGTGACCGTGCCCCGACCGGGAGCACACATCGCCAGGAACGCCACCGGGGTCCTCGCCCTCATCGGCGAGCTCGGGTACGACGCCGCCCGGGCCGCTCGGGCACTCGCCGGATTCGAGGGAGTTCGCCGCCGCTTCGAGGTGCGCTCGCGCGTCGGCGGCGTGACGGTCATCGAGGACTACGCCCACCACCCGACGGAGATCGCGGTGACGATCGGAGCAGGGCGCTCGGGAGGATGGAAGCGGGTGCTCGTCGTGTTCCAGCCACACCGCTACAGCCGTACCGCCGAGCTCGGAAACGCCTTCGGGGAGCCGCTGGCTGCCGCGGATCACGTGATCGTCACAGACGTGTACTCCGCAGGCGAGATCCCGCAGCCGGGTGTGAGCGGCCGGCTCGTCGCAGAGGCGGTCAGGGCGGCGGGTGGCTCGGTCGAGTACGTCCCGATCCTCGCCGACGTCCCGCCGGTGATCACGCCGCAGCTCACCGAGGGGGACGTGGTCCTCCTGCTCGGCGCAGGCGACGTCAACTCGATCGCAGATGAGCTCGCTCTGGCTCTCGGGGGTGTGACGTGA
- a CDS encoding TraR/DksA C4-type zinc finger protein, with protein MARKLAKSTMKRLREKLEAERARLEEIIGEYDKMRELSRLAETGSEHNADPNNADGGSLAFEMEMDLSVQQNSRELLAKVLHALDRMDQGTYGTCEVSGKPIPIARLEALPYATTLVEWANKI; from the coding sequence GTGGCTCGCAAGCTTGCGAAATCGACGATGAAGCGTCTCCGCGAGAAGCTGGAGGCCGAGAGGGCGCGCCTCGAGGAGATCATCGGCGAGTACGACAAGATGCGAGAGTTGAGTCGCCTTGCCGAGACGGGATCGGAGCACAACGCCGATCCCAACAATGCGGACGGCGGATCGCTGGCGTTCGAGATGGAGATGGACCTTTCGGTGCAACAGAACTCTCGGGAGCTGCTCGCCAAGGTGTTGCACGCCCTCGATCGGATGGATCAAGGCACGTACGGGACATGCGAAGTGAGCGGGAAGCCGATACCGATCGCCAGGCTGGAGGCGCTCCCGTACGCCACGACACTGGTCGAGTGGGCCAACAAGATCTGA
- a CDS encoding DUF167 domain-containing protein — translation MDCVRAVDGGVEIAVWVVPSASRTEIAGLRGSALKVRVTAPPHGGEANRAVERLIGGVVGGRAQLVRGGGGRAKTVLVSGVAQGEARRRIAEALPGVRRDGIETGGRPEGERRRGGVD, via the coding sequence ATGGACTGCGTGCGTGCCGTCGACGGGGGCGTCGAGATCGCCGTTTGGGTGGTGCCGAGCGCATCACGGACGGAAATCGCCGGCCTTCGGGGGTCGGCGCTCAAGGTGCGGGTGACCGCCCCACCCCATGGTGGCGAGGCGAACCGGGCGGTCGAGCGCCTCATCGGCGGTGTCGTCGGGGGGAGGGCGCAGCTCGTGCGGGGCGGTGGGGGGCGCGCCAAGACGGTTCTCGTCTCAGGAGTCGCCCAGGGCGAGGCGCGTAGGCGCATCGCCGAGGCGCTTCCTGGGGTGAGGCGGGACGGCATCGAGACCGGTGGGCGTCCCGAGGGCGAGCGGCGCCGCGGTGGCGTCGATTGA
- the ftsZ gene encoding cell division protein FtsZ — protein MTENRSPQSYLAVIKVVGIGGGGVNAANRMIDAGVSGVEFIAVNTDAQALLMSDADVKLDIGRESTHGLGAGANPEVGREAAESHRDDIEDALKGADMVFITAGEGGGTGTGGAPVVASVARSLGALTVGVVTRPFGFEGRRRSVQAEQGIQELKQAVDTLIIIPNERLLEIAEPSTPMVEAFEMADEVLTNGVKGITDLITTPGLINVDFADVKTVMLGAGSAVMGIGVASGDNRAEQAAQKAISSPLLETSMDGARGILLSIAGPSTMTLHEVSTAASMISDHSDSDANVIFGAILDDSLGDEMRVTVIAAGFERERPQAGRRHSSSQQPLVPDFRSIGSRDEGDLDIPEFVQG, from the coding sequence GTGACCGAGAACCGATCACCGCAGAGTTATCTCGCCGTCATCAAGGTCGTCGGAATCGGGGGCGGCGGCGTGAACGCCGCCAACCGGATGATCGACGCGGGAGTGTCCGGCGTCGAGTTCATCGCGGTCAACACCGACGCCCAGGCACTCCTGATGTCGGACGCCGACGTGAAGCTCGACATCGGCCGCGAGTCGACCCACGGGCTCGGGGCGGGCGCCAATCCCGAAGTCGGCAGGGAGGCCGCCGAGTCTCATCGGGACGACATCGAGGACGCTCTCAAGGGCGCCGACATGGTCTTCATCACTGCGGGCGAGGGCGGCGGCACCGGAACCGGCGGCGCTCCCGTCGTCGCCTCGGTGGCGCGGTCGCTCGGCGCGCTCACGGTCGGCGTCGTCACCCGCCCGTTCGGGTTCGAGGGTCGCCGGCGGTCCGTCCAGGCCGAGCAGGGCATCCAGGAGCTCAAGCAGGCGGTCGACACTCTCATCATCATCCCGAACGAGCGCCTCCTCGAGATCGCAGAGCCGTCGACACCGATGGTGGAGGCGTTCGAGATGGCCGACGAAGTGCTCACGAACGGCGTCAAAGGGATCACCGACCTGATCACGACCCCCGGGCTCATCAACGTCGACTTCGCGGACGTCAAGACCGTCATGCTCGGCGCCGGCTCAGCCGTGATGGGCATCGGCGTCGCATCCGGGGACAACCGGGCGGAGCAGGCTGCTCAGAAAGCCATCAGCAGTCCCCTCCTCGAGACGTCGATGGATGGCGCCCGCGGCATCCTCCTCTCGATCGCCGGGCCGAGCACGATGACCCTCCACGAGGTGAGCACCGCGGCGAGCATGATCTCCGACCACTCCGATTCGGATGCCAACGTGATCTTCGGTGCGATCCTCGACGACAGCCTCGGAGACGAGATGCGCGTCACGGTGATCGCCGCCGGTTTCGAGCGGGAGCGTCCTCAGGCGGGCCGCCGCCATTCGTCCTCACAGCAGCCACTCGTACCCGACTTCCGGTCGATCGGCTCCCGGGACGAAGGCGACCTCGACATCCCGGAGTTCGTCCAGGGATGA
- the ileS gene encoding isoleucine--tRNA ligase: protein MAATRPDRSGFRRVEPRVDLPALDRRVLELWDDIDAFARSVEQRPADAEYTFYDGPPFATGSPHYGHILQGVVKDMVPRYWTMRGHRVERRFGWDTHGLPVEMEVEKQLGVSGPRQIHELGIDRFNEACRAMVENTTGEWEVITRRIGRWVDFENDYKTLDVDFMESVWWVFKRLWDKGLVYRDFKVLPYSWGATTPLSNFEANMDYREVDDPAVTVRARVDEGGGPVADGDYLLIWTTTPWTLPGNLAIAVAEDLEYSRVAGEIEGFAGIYWLASARVGSVLGEGAEVLATVSGSELIGTRYEPIFDYFGEERDRGAFRVIASSDVNTEEGTGLVHMAPAYGEADFYALQAAGLDVLVDPVDAEARFTEAVPDVAGQNVKEADTTLIRLLDESGKLVRSERIRHSYPFCWRTETPLIYKAIPTWFVRVESMRDRLVEVNSRVHWVPEAVGQRRFGNWLEEARDWAISRNRYWGSCIPVWECDACEELAAVGSRDDLAERSGVMLGDLHRHFVDEVTFPCSECEGTMRRVPEVLDCWFESGSMPYAQIHYPFENEDRFRQRYPADFIAEGLDQTRGWFYTLMVLGTALFDEAPFLNCVVTGLILAEDGRKMSKSLRNYPDPSHVLDDFGADALRAYLINSPVVRADPLRFSEAGVREVVRTVLLPLWNAYSFFTTYAEADGIMLADLEGAPRVGERPEIDRWIISVLQSLIRQVNLEMERYHLFAVIPPILGFIDDLTNWYIRRSRRRFWAHRETSSEEDKLAAFATLYEVLVTFSLAAAPVLPFVTEDIYQHLVRAVAGGGPDSIHLADYPVADDAVIDKPLEGAMDTVRTVVNLGRGLRRRHEVRVRQPLASMTVVTRHPLAADAVTAHAALLRDELNVRQVIVDDDEGHLVELSAKANFKSLGPRLGSEVKRVAAAIEELDHEAVSSVLAGARRDVAGHTITLDDLVISREPRHDVVVAAEGSLSVALDIHLDDSLVAEGLARETINRIQTERRTMGLAVTDRITVTWETESEALAGALERHRGLIADEVLASTLERGPASELTFSLNGHELTADISRA, encoded by the coding sequence GTGGCAGCTACTCGACCCGATCGTTCAGGGTTCAGGCGCGTCGAGCCGAGGGTCGACCTGCCGGCGCTCGACCGCCGCGTCCTCGAGCTGTGGGACGACATCGACGCCTTCGCTCGCTCCGTCGAACAGCGGCCGGCAGACGCCGAGTACACGTTCTACGACGGTCCGCCGTTCGCAACGGGGAGCCCGCATTACGGCCACATCCTGCAGGGCGTCGTCAAGGACATGGTCCCCCGCTACTGGACGATGCGCGGCCACCGCGTCGAGCGCCGGTTCGGGTGGGACACCCATGGGCTGCCCGTCGAGATGGAGGTGGAGAAGCAACTCGGCGTCTCGGGTCCCCGCCAGATCCACGAGCTCGGCATCGACCGCTTCAACGAGGCTTGCCGGGCAATGGTCGAGAACACGACCGGAGAGTGGGAGGTCATCACTCGACGGATCGGCCGTTGGGTCGACTTCGAGAACGACTACAAGACCTTGGACGTCGACTTCATGGAGTCCGTCTGGTGGGTGTTCAAGCGCTTGTGGGACAAGGGACTCGTCTACAGGGATTTCAAGGTCTTGCCGTACTCGTGGGGGGCCACGACGCCACTTTCGAACTTCGAGGCGAACATGGACTACCGGGAGGTCGACGATCCGGCCGTCACGGTGCGTGCCCGCGTCGACGAGGGCGGCGGCCCGGTCGCAGATGGCGACTACCTCCTCATATGGACAACGACACCTTGGACGCTGCCCGGCAACCTCGCCATCGCGGTCGCCGAGGACCTCGAATACTCGAGGGTTGCCGGCGAGATCGAGGGTTTCGCGGGGATCTACTGGCTCGCTTCGGCCCGGGTCGGTTCGGTGCTCGGTGAGGGCGCCGAGGTGCTGGCGACCGTTTCGGGGTCGGAGCTCATCGGCACCCGATACGAGCCGATCTTCGACTACTTCGGTGAGGAGAGAGATCGCGGCGCCTTTCGGGTCATCGCCAGCAGCGACGTGAACACCGAGGAGGGCACCGGCCTGGTGCACATGGCGCCCGCATACGGAGAAGCCGACTTCTACGCGCTGCAGGCGGCCGGCCTCGACGTGCTCGTCGATCCCGTCGACGCCGAGGCACGATTCACCGAGGCGGTTCCCGACGTGGCCGGCCAGAACGTCAAAGAGGCAGACACAACGCTCATCCGCCTCCTAGACGAGAGCGGCAAGCTGGTGCGCAGCGAGCGGATCAGGCACTCGTATCCGTTCTGCTGGCGCACCGAGACGCCACTCATCTACAAGGCCATTCCGACGTGGTTCGTACGCGTCGAATCCATGAGGGATCGCCTCGTCGAGGTCAACAGCCGGGTCCACTGGGTGCCCGAGGCGGTCGGCCAGCGCAGGTTCGGCAATTGGCTCGAAGAGGCGCGCGACTGGGCGATCAGCCGCAACCGCTACTGGGGATCGTGCATCCCGGTGTGGGAGTGCGACGCATGCGAGGAGCTCGCCGCCGTCGGCTCGCGGGACGACCTCGCCGAGCGGTCGGGGGTCATGCTCGGCGACCTCCACCGCCATTTCGTCGACGAGGTGACCTTCCCGTGCTCCGAGTGTGAGGGGACGATGCGGCGCGTCCCGGAGGTGCTCGACTGCTGGTTCGAGTCCGGATCCATGCCCTACGCCCAGATCCACTACCCGTTCGAGAACGAGGACAGATTCCGGCAGCGGTACCCGGCAGACTTCATCGCCGAAGGGCTCGACCAGACGAGAGGCTGGTTCTACACGCTCATGGTGCTCGGGACCGCCCTCTTCGACGAGGCACCTTTCCTCAACTGCGTCGTCACCGGGCTCATCCTCGCCGAGGACGGCCGCAAGATGTCGAAGAGCCTGCGGAACTACCCGGATCCCTCCCACGTGCTCGACGACTTCGGCGCCGACGCCTTGCGCGCCTACCTGATCAACTCGCCCGTCGTGCGAGCCGACCCGCTCAGGTTCTCCGAGGCGGGCGTTCGCGAGGTGGTCAGGACCGTCCTGCTGCCGCTGTGGAACGCGTACTCGTTCTTCACGACGTACGCCGAGGCGGACGGGATCATGCTCGCCGACCTAGAAGGCGCCCCTCGGGTCGGCGAGCGCCCCGAGATCGACCGGTGGATCATCTCGGTGCTCCAGAGCCTCATCCGCCAGGTGAACCTGGAGATGGAGCGCTACCACCTCTTCGCCGTGATCCCGCCCATCCTGGGTTTCATCGACGACCTCACGAACTGGTACATCCGCCGGTCGAGGCGTCGCTTCTGGGCGCACCGCGAGACGTCGTCCGAGGAGGACAAGCTGGCGGCCTTCGCCACCCTCTACGAGGTGCTGGTGACGTTCTCGCTGGCGGCCGCCCCGGTCCTGCCCTTCGTCACGGAAGACATCTATCAGCACCTGGTGCGGGCCGTGGCAGGAGGAGGACCGGACAGCATCCATCTCGCCGACTACCCGGTCGCCGACGACGCAGTCATCGACAAGCCTCTGGAGGGCGCCATGGACACCGTGCGTACGGTCGTGAACCTGGGCAGGGGGCTGCGACGCAGGCACGAGGTGAGGGTGCGCCAGCCGCTCGCCTCGATGACGGTCGTGACGCGCCATCCCTTGGCGGCAGACGCCGTCACGGCTCACGCCGCCTTGCTCCGGGACGAGCTCAACGTCCGCCAGGTGATCGTCGACGACGACGAGGGCCACCTGGTCGAGTTGTCGGCCAAGGCGAACTTCAAGTCCCTCGGCCCACGGCTCGGCTCGGAGGTCAAGCGGGTGGCGGCCGCCATCGAAGAGCTCGACCACGAGGCGGTGTCGTCCGTTCTCGCCGGAGCTCGGCGGGACGTTGCGGGCCACACGATCACACTCGACGATCTCGTGATCTCGAGGGAGCCGCGCCACGACGTCGTCGTCGCGGCCGAGGGATCGTTGAGCGTGGCCCTCGACATCCACCTCGACGACTCGCTCGTGGCAGAGGGCCTGGCCCGGGAGACGATCAACCGCATCCAGACGGAGCGTCGGACGATGGGCCTGGCAGTCACCGACCGCATCACTGTGACGTGGGAGACAGAGAGCGAGGCGCTGGCGGGCGCCCTCGAGCGGCATCGCGGCCTCATCGCAGATGAGGTGCTCGCGTCGACGCTGGAGCGCGGCCCGGCTTCCGAGCTGACGTTTTCCCTGAACGGCCACGAGCTGACAGCCGACATCAGCCGCGCCTGA
- a CDS encoding YggS family pyridoxal phosphate-dependent enzyme yields the protein MDTAGLTAVTARIAEAAGRVGRSPDAVKLVVVSKGRSVAEITAVYEAGHRVFGENRADELAAKVPLLPADIEWHFVGSLQRRKVATVWPLIALLHSLDREKLIDAWAREQGTPPALLQVNIAAEPQKHGAAPNDAARLLDMARSSGVRVVGLMVIPPLPGAPEDSRRWFADLEALRAALQPDFPGLVHTSMGMTDDFEVAVEEGATLVRVGRAIFGPSVAG from the coding sequence ATGGATACCGCAGGGCTGACGGCGGTCACCGCCAGGATCGCCGAGGCGGCGGGACGCGTCGGCCGGTCACCGGACGCCGTGAAGCTCGTCGTGGTCTCGAAGGGACGCTCCGTCGCCGAGATCACGGCGGTCTACGAAGCGGGCCACCGAGTGTTCGGCGAGAACAGGGCCGACGAGCTGGCCGCCAAGGTCCCCCTGCTGCCCGCCGACATCGAGTGGCACTTCGTCGGGTCGCTGCAACGCCGCAAGGTGGCCACCGTGTGGCCGTTGATCGCCCTGCTCCACTCGCTGGATCGCGAGAAGCTCATCGACGCCTGGGCGAGGGAGCAGGGCACCCCGCCTGCGTTGCTCCAGGTGAACATCGCCGCCGAACCCCAGAAGCACGGCGCCGCACCCAACGACGCCGCCCGGCTTCTCGACATGGCGCGCTCCTCCGGCGTCCGGGTGGTCGGGCTGATGGTGATCCCGCCGCTGCCGGGCGCGCCCGAGGACAGCCGCCGGTGGTTCGCCGACCTCGAGGCCCTGCGGGCCGCGCTGCAGCCTGACTTCCCGGGCCTCGTCCACACGTCGATGGGGATGACCGACGACTTCGAGGTGGCGGTCGAGGAGGGAGCCACCCTCGTACGTGTGGGACGGGCTATCTTTGGCCCGTCCGTGGCGGGGTGA
- a CDS encoding FtsQ-type POTRA domain-containing protein, with product MSAIDYRLAARRAAVRESLARSRLRWLVGLVVVLLLTGAVLVALRSPILAVKSVEVNGVVNANVDAILAAHGIEMGAPTVAVRPGIVEAAVMRDPWVAKADVRVVWPGSVEVTVLEHDPAGWIESERGWVRASATGAILERSDPPVHAPTVQGHVVTGRPGSVIEDPAAVAALEFLAYLPGNVARDAHIAVTKKGVLRAVVAGHVVRLGLPEDIASKAASLLAVLGSKLEEGARISVVAPTRPAVTGAVSTDEANEDPGRGNGKTDRQPSIDG from the coding sequence TTGAGTGCCATCGACTATCGCCTGGCGGCGAGGCGGGCCGCCGTCCGCGAGAGCCTGGCCCGCTCGAGGCTGCGCTGGCTGGTTGGCCTGGTGGTGGTTCTGCTGCTGACCGGCGCAGTACTCGTGGCGCTGCGGTCCCCGATCCTGGCCGTCAAGTCGGTCGAGGTGAACGGCGTGGTGAACGCCAACGTGGATGCGATCCTCGCCGCACACGGGATCGAGATGGGGGCTCCGACCGTTGCGGTGCGCCCCGGCATCGTCGAGGCGGCGGTGATGCGTGATCCGTGGGTCGCCAAGGCCGACGTGCGTGTCGTGTGGCCTGGCAGCGTCGAGGTGACGGTTCTCGAGCACGACCCGGCGGGCTGGATCGAGTCCGAGCGCGGCTGGGTGCGGGCCTCGGCAACGGGTGCGATCCTCGAGCGCTCCGACCCGCCGGTCCACGCCCCGACGGTGCAAGGCCACGTCGTGACCGGCAGGCCGGGGAGTGTCATCGAGGACCCGGCGGCGGTGGCCGCTCTGGAGTTCCTGGCCTACCTGCCGGGGAACGTCGCCCGGGACGCGCACATCGCAGTGACCAAGAAGGGCGTGCTGCGCGCCGTGGTCGCCGGCCACGTCGTGCGGCTCGGGCTTCCCGAGGACATCGCATCCAAGGCCGCCTCGCTGCTCGCGGTCCTCGGGTCGAAGCTCGAAGAAGGCGCCCGGATCTCGGTGGTGGCGCCGACGAGGCCGGCCGTCACCGGGGCCGTCTCGACAGACGAGGCGAACGAGGATCCGGGCAGGGGCAACGGGAAGACCGACCGCCAACCCTCGATTGACGGTTGA
- a CDS encoding YggT family protein, producing MGVICLILQLAFWAIIVWVVLSYVVNFGRLPWGHPVRTAYDTLSRGIDPVLRPIRSAIPPVRFGGVGLDLSPLILIIGLSLLRRIIC from the coding sequence ATGGGCGTCATCTGCCTCATCCTGCAACTCGCCTTCTGGGCGATCATCGTTTGGGTGGTCCTCAGCTACGTCGTCAACTTCGGAAGACTCCCCTGGGGGCATCCGGTGCGGACCGCGTACGACACCCTGTCGCGGGGAATCGATCCCGTGCTGCGGCCGATCAGGTCAGCCATCCCCCCCGTCCGGTTCGGCGGGGTCGGCCTCGATCTGTCGCCTCTCATCCTGATCATCGGCCTGTCGCTGCTGCGGCGCATCATCTGCTGA
- a CDS encoding cell division protein SepF has product MASMWQKTLFYLGLVADDEAERADEGEVQGQSQVRKVEPPRRVQRVDQARQAAQRPPQQPRPSGVVAGRRVEPPTKVRRRISNNPSHAEAGVYVSSDSLYREMVQEPDESAVIVARTFSDAQQLADLIRSERPVVLDLRGTEPAMVRRLVDFSTGLTYALDGRMAKIGQGVILVTPAGTSLEADERRRLAELGLYQAPLGE; this is encoded by the coding sequence ATGGCATCGATGTGGCAGAAGACGCTCTTCTACCTGGGACTCGTCGCCGACGATGAGGCAGAGCGCGCCGACGAGGGCGAAGTGCAGGGCCAGTCCCAGGTGAGGAAGGTGGAGCCGCCCCGCCGCGTCCAGCGCGTCGATCAAGCGCGGCAGGCAGCTCAGCGGCCACCGCAGCAGCCGCGGCCCTCCGGCGTGGTCGCCGGCAGGCGGGTCGAGCCTCCGACGAAGGTGAGGCGGAGGATTTCCAACAATCCGTCGCACGCCGAAGCGGGTGTCTACGTGTCGAGCGACTCGCTGTACCGGGAGATGGTGCAGGAGCCGGACGAATCGGCCGTCATCGTGGCCAGGACGTTCTCCGATGCCCAGCAACTCGCCGACCTGATCCGCTCGGAGCGTCCGGTGGTGCTCGACCTGCGGGGCACGGAGCCGGCGATGGTGCGCAGGTTGGTCGACTTCAGCACGGGCCTGACATATGCGCTCGACGGCCGCATGGCGAAGATCGGTCAGGGTGTGATCCTGGTGACGCCCGCCGGGACGAGCCTGGAAGCGGACGAGCGGAGACGCCTCGCCGAGCTCGGCCTCTACCAGGCGCCTCTGGGCGAGTGA